One window from the genome of Salvia splendens isolate huo1 chromosome 9, SspV2, whole genome shotgun sequence encodes:
- the LOC121746782 gene encoding chaperone protein dnaJ 6-like produces MGKRRSARVSEEHVVEEDEEMNEEQEFHTASSSSNQKSLYEILGVEKQASHQEIKKAYYKLALRLHPDKNPGNEEAKEKFQQLQKVISILGDEEKRAVYDQTGCVDDADLAGDVIQNLQTFFRAMYKKVTESDIEEFEANYRGSDTEQKDLLDLFKKVKGNMDKLFCCMICSDPLLDSHRFKDIIDEAISAGDLKSTKAYEKWTKKVSKTKPPTSPLRQRKKSKKGSDDLYAIIAQRQNERRGKVDSMFSSLVQRYGGGEPVLEPSEEEFEAARQKLESRRSSKRK; encoded by the exons ATGGGCAAGAGGAGAAGCGCTAGGGTTTCTGAGGAGCATGTGgtggaagaagatgaagagatGAACGAAGAACAGGAATTTCACACTGCATCGTCTTCGTCCAACCAGAAGAGCCTGTATGAG ATTCTTGGTGTGGAAAAACAAGCATCACATCAAGAGATAAAGAAAGCATATTACAAGTTGGCTCTGCGGCTGCATCCTGATAAGAACCCTGGTAACGAg GAGGCCAAGGAAAAATTTCAGCAGCTGCAAAAGGTCATATCTATCCTTGGTGATGAGGAGAAACGAGCTGTGTATGACCAAACTGGTTGTGTTGATGATGCT GATCTAGCTGGTGACGTTATCCAGAACTTGCAGACATTTTTCCGAGCCATGTACAAAAAG GTCACGGAATCTGATATTGAAGAGTTCGAAGCAAACTACAGGGGTTCTGACACAGAGCAAAAGGACTTGCTTGATCTTTTCAAAAAAGTGAAGGGCAACATGGATAA GCTTTTCTGCTGCATGATTTGCTCAGATCCATTGCTTGATTCCCATCGCTTCAAGGACATCATTGATGAGGCTATATCTGCAG GAGACTTGAAGTCAACCAAAGCATACGAGAAATGGACGAAGAAAGTATCTAAAACAAAACCTCCTACAAGTCCATTAAGACAAAGAAAGAA ATCAAAGAAAGGCTCAGATGATCTGTATGCAATAATTGCTCAACGACAAAATGAGAGGCGAGGCAAGGTCGATTCCATGTTCTCATCTCTTGTTCAAAGATATGGTGGAGGTGAACCAGTTCTGGAGCCAAGTGAAGAAGAATTTGAAGCTGCTCGGCAAAAACTTGAAAGCCGAAGAAGTTCCAAAAGAAAATAA